In Lycium ferocissimum isolate CSIRO_LF1 unplaced genomic scaffold, AGI_CSIRO_Lferr_CH_V1 ctg1397, whole genome shotgun sequence, the sequence CCTTCTGAACAAatacaaaaagaagaaggatatcTATGTCCTAAACTTGAAAGAAGTCAATGAAGTCTAATATATACTATCTACCTCCTTTAGATCCTGTAGATTACAGCAAAAGGCTAACAGCGATAAACATCTGTATTTAAGTTGCTTTACATTACCTGACTTTCCTTCAAAACATCtggcatttcttttcttccatatatttgttctttatgtGTGGAACTCATTTTACCTTGTACAGATAACTTCAAAACACGTTTACTGAAGTAAGAGTAATAGAAGCATCTTACgctctctttcttttctataGACAGCTAGAAGATGGTTACATCGCCTACttctattttttcatttagTATGTCAATCACAATGGTGACTGCACCTCAATATTATTAGATTGAAGACCAGTAAGAAATTTGATAATAAAGCATTTAGAAAGAAGATTTTGAGGCAGTAATGCATTCCAACACAACATGTCTTGAACCAAGGAAGTGTAACAACTAATGGAAGTACCTTTGTCCAATTATTTGAATAACAAGAAAGATACATCAATCAAGTCTGAAGGTAAATGCCAactaaatgttaaaaaaaacaATGGGCTTTCAGGGTAAAACAAGAACATATAGCATTAAAAATAGAGTAAACAAGAAAGGTGGACTCACTTAACAGAGAGTTGGTGTGACCCAAATTGGAGGACAAACACGACTGAGGGAAACACCCTCATAATGCGGCTGGATACTTCCATCTGCTATGTTGAACACCCCCATGTTCAAGCCCCCTCCTTCTTCAAAATGGATGTATGCATCTAAACAATTATCTGTAAAATAAATATGATTGGGCTTGATTCCCGGAAATTGAGAAGCTTGGACTGAAAGAGAAGCATTAGCACCCAGGAAAAAAGCTCTGTCCCCTAAATCCCTGGTTGGCGTAGCTTTACAAGCATCTAAATCGATCTGGAAAACTAGAAAATTTCTTGTCCCGTACGTGTACGATGTCTTCTTCTCATCATCTTCACATGGGGAGAACCTTTCGGGATCATCTTTGACGTACCTTATATTAACACCATCTTGCACAACTACAAATAATGATCCTAGTGATTCTAGGATGTAGTACTTACCATCAAGCCATGGTGCTACCTGCGCTATGATATAACTTTTAGTGGGTTCAGAGCCAGAGACATCACAAACTTGGACGCAGCCGCTATAATCGACCACATAAAAGTGACCACTGAAGTATACCACATCACTAATATGTCGGAAATTGATTGGTTTCCTAATCCTGGTCCATAACAAATCTCCTGGTCTCCAGAAACTAAGGAACTGGTAGTGTCCCTCAATGACCATGAGAACATAGTCAGATGTATGAGAAGGATTGGCTGACAGAACTGCTTTCTTGATAAAGGTCCATGGCTCCTCAGTCTTGATGATTTCATAATGTTCGGTGGTATTTTGATGCGGCAATTGAATCTGAACACCGGAGAAAGGATGTAGTAAACTGATTTCACCCTCGTCTTTTCCGACTGTGATAAGCCATCCCATAGACTCCATACATCGTTTTCCACTGGCTTTAGGAATCCGCTTCTTCAAAATCATGCCATTATAGAGACTGAAGAATTTCCTACAGGTGTTATCATCCTTTTCCTCAGCTAGCATTAGCCATGGAACCCTAGGCAGGTCACTGTTAAAATTGTCCTTGGTGGCCACAGAGTGCCACGATTTGCAGACAGTCCCGAAATTAAGGTAGTCTTCAATCAAATTTAAACGTCTAACTATTAGAATCAGCAGTTCATGTTGAAGTTCCGACCAATCAGGCATATCTGTAACGAGAGTTTGGCAGGAATTTCAGTTTAGGATTTTTGACACTGTTTACTTTTCCTAACTAATGTACATACATTATACACATTATGCAAACATTAATATATGGAAAAAATTTGTTTGTCACTCACACAAAATGTGTTGAGACATTTTTTGTCTCACAACTTGGTGGACCCAAAAGGGTAAGATTCGGATACACTAAAttgtgagataaaaaaaaaaaaaaaagcacacgATAAAGTTTTTCTTAATATATAACACATGTATTATATATCCACCAGCTATTTCTGGATTTAAGTTACAGTTCTGAACTTCAAAGCAGATAtctattataaaataaataaattgaggtaaatacaaaataagaaaggaaaacaaaactCTGACCGTTTTTTGGGGACAAGTCTCAGCAAAAAGGGGCCTCTATTTTGTTGAGACAAAAACTCACAAACAAAATGGAGAATTGTAGCAGTTTAAAAGATAGTGAAGTATATATAATGGTCACGTGAgtttagagagagagatgaatCTTCCGTATTACTATTTTACTTACTGTATATTGGATAGTTTTGTAGTCCTCGTATAATATTTCTTGTCTCTGTTTACCCTTAATTAAGGATTTAATCTTTAATTAAGGAGTACATGGCCTAATTTCATTTTAATTGATAAAACGAgagtaagaagaaaaaaatacttcccacttttttattagttaaagggatagaagaaaagaaacaagaaaagatttctccaaaaataatatttttatataaagaatgtgtttaaaagaaaagaaacaaaatgttTATTAGGAAAAAGGCATTTTTGACCCAATAAAGTTATAATAGGggtatttttgttcaatttcgtATAGTTTAAGGATATTTTCGGACCAAACTATAAACAGAGgacatttttgttcaatttcacATAGTTTAAGGAcatttttttacccttttccgttATTTATAAGGCAATTAGATGTGgggaaaatgacaaaaatggtccctcaTGTTTGGGAGTAGGTTCAAGATAATTGTTAAAGtacctacatgtcaagtttgaacacttttgatccttttaagtttgtcaaatGTGAGCATTTTTTTATCTCCGTCAATTTTAACAAACGGAAAAGGGACAaaatatacccttgtactatcgaaaaagggccaaatataccctcgTTATACTTTTGGTCCAAATATGCTCTTATCGTTAtattttgggttcaaatatacccctaccttTATACTTTGGCTCAGATATACCTCTCATTTTAACGGAGGACACGTATCATCATTCTATTGACTTGTTTAAAATATcccctaattaattaaaatccaaCTCATACCCGAAAAATTCAAAGCTTCTTCAATGGCTGCTTGTGTAATCCTTTTCTGTTAGTGTACATTTTTTTAGATTACCCTTCTTTTGAgttgtctttaaatttttcctcatatttgtgatctttaaattttaaaggatatttgttatattaattttgcccttcgtttgAAAAGGTGGACGAATacatgaggttctgggttcgaacccccgctcaggcataaaataaaaaaataatttcgcaaggcagggcTTGAGGGCGTGTATGCCGAATCCGGCATacaatccttaaggaaaaactaatccggcataactaaaagtttgccctataaggcaaaacttttccttaaggcatagtttagttatgccttcaCCTTAGTACAACTTTTTAGTTAagatataactaaaagtatgttgttgtgttcgaatttttccttatatatatatatatatatatatatatatatatatatatatatatatatataaggaaaatatataatagaaaaataggacaaacttttagttatgtcatggggcacacttttagttaaggcataactaaaagtttaattttgaaaaaaagaaataaaaaaaaaaaaatatatatatatatatatatatatatatatatgtaatcaagGACGAAAAGTCTGCATTTATTAATAGCGAAATTCAAAAgtcaagaatttttttaaattttttaactgAAAGCGGGGATTGAACTCGGAATTTATTgaattttaaataaagtgaaaatttaaaagtgaacaagtacaAATATATGTggggaaaaaatttaaagaacccaaaagaagggcaattctgggAATTGCCCGTAGTGGTATTGTCCAATGGCTATGCAAATGAGGAACGAAAATCGACTACTGGGTGTTATAGATTTGCCTTGGTTTTGTAAACAAACAATTTTGAACTTTTGAGAAATGGATGTGGTAcgttttttgaaattttgaacaTCCATAGTCATCCAATTTGAAATTTTGCcttggttttgtaaataaaCATAAACAAGTGCACTCTTCAAAACAACATAACAACATTCCtctttggaaaaaataaatctaTTTGATGGGGGAGATGAGAGATATTTGTTCCACCACAGAACATTATTTAATTCTTGTCTTTCAGAAATATTTCACGACATACCCAAACAATCATTTAAGTAGTAGACACAAAGAAATAGACCAAATATAGCAGAAATTACATGTAAAAAAATTATGCCGGATTTTAGAAATAGACCAAAATAGCAGAAACTACAAAAGTTATATCTCCAAAATTGAGTTCCGctaaatctttttctttttcaaatttccgTCAAATTTAATGACAAGATTTTTAAACTATTTGACGAGAGAAAAAAATGCATCACTTTTTACAAGCTTAAATGACAAACTGTTTAGAACAATACTTTAGgaattattttgaacctacccGAAATATAAGgaaccatttttgtcattttctccacTTAGACGCTCCTATATTAATTATCGTAAAAGAATAAACACAAACAATCGTTCACTCAACCGCTTAAAGAATTAATGTACTTGCTTGTAGTAGTATCATTATATAGTTCAAGTAAGAAAAATTTCCTCCCCCCAGTATACTATGATGTGAAGGAAAGAAGAGGAGTTGTAGGCTTGTAGCATTATGATCTTCGGTAAGTTCCTAATTATGTGCTGCTGGCAATTCAGTTTATTGGAGCACATGCTTATCAACATTCATTTAGTGAAACAACAAAAACTATGTCTTAGTCTCAAACTAATTTGCATAACGCTCCTTGAACAATGTCCATCCCCAATACAAGTTATTGCAAGAAGTCCCCTTTCTCGAAGCTACAACGGAGACCTTGTTCGGAGGAAATAAAAGGAACGAGAAGTCTTGATCTAATGGATACTTTCTAACCCAAAGGAGTTTTTAAGCTTAACAGTAACATGATCGCATTGTCTCATTATAGCTAACACAACACGACAAGCTAAAGTTAAATAGTCATATAGCAACGTTAACAATTCCCCTTGTACATAGAGCAGCAAAACTAACTACACTAGATGTGTAGCTGCAAAGCTACTTCCTTGAACATTCGAGATAACTCAAGTCATACGCCTTCGCTTCTGGGCAAGATTCTCAAAAATCTTATGAACATCAGCAGATGTAACTGGCTTTGATGAATCAAAGGATGCCTGTCAAGGAATCATGCAGGTAAGAGAATGCTCAGGAGCTATATGCTGAATAGATGGGAAATATCAGTTGAGAGCAGTAACAGTTAAGGATGAGGGACATACCAAGTAGGTACCAAGCTCATCTTTAAGGTCAGCGATACCAGTCAAAACCTCCATTTTCTCGACATGGCCCAGGTTATTAAGCAACTGATCAGCACTCTGTTCTTGCTCATGTTGAGCTCTCTTCTGCTTTGCCAATTTCTCATATTCTGCAATTGTATCCTCTTTGTCAAGTAAGAACGTAAGCCCTTTCTGTTTGTAGAATTCTGTGCAATTTGGACACCTACAGAGGGCTTCTCTCCAATCTTTGGAAAGGAACATTGTCTTGCTTTTCTCAAGGCCAATTGGAGCTTCTAACAAATTCAGTCCAACAACACATTTGGTACTAGGACCAGCAACTTGGTTACACTGATTAAGGACTGAGTTTGTTGCGGCGTTTTCTCCAAGAAGAACAGCCTTTCCGTTGCAGTCTTCTTTAGGACTATTATCAGTTACAGGAGTCTCAATTGAGGAACTTCCATTGTTAAGCTTCTCTGAAGATCCCACCACCAACGGTGCATCTTCAACCACCTCCTTGTCCTTCAAAGAACCTGTAGCAGTGTGCTGCTGGACTGGTGCAAAGATAGAATGAGGATATAGCTTTAAAAAAGAACAAACCGCTGCGCACCCCTGGCAGATTAAATCCTCAAACTGAGGCTCCCCTTTTTCATCCCTTGGAATCTGTGTTAGGAGCATAAGCATTAGTAGCTTCTTTCAACTAATGAGTCATAAGAGGCAAATTATAACCAACTTACAGATCAGGAAACAAGTAATGCATTAGTTACAGGGAAGCATGAAGCATCTGATCTCATGACTGAAAGGGTATACATCCTTTGCGATGGACAAGAATCAAGGAACAATACAGATGAAGATAACATGCTACAATTCGCCAAATATCTCAAACTAACTCCTCAAAACTTCAAGTTATCTCACATAAAAAAGGGAGTTGAAAACGATCAGCAGAAATTAACCAAGAAGAACAAGAGCCACCAACCATATCAGAGGACTCAAGACCAAGATGCTCCTCATGAAACCAGTCCTCACAGATGCAACATTGGAG encodes:
- the LOC132042191 gene encoding uncharacterized protein LOC132042191, which encodes MADAFEDEAENTVSIGEYLQDLEEQELEADLVLGGDEGKECTYSKGYMKRQAIFSCLTCTPDGNAGVCTACCLTCHDGHEILELWTKRNFRCDCGNSKFGEFFCKLDASKDVENAENSYNHNFKGSYCTCGRPYPDPDVEDQLENLQCCICEDWFHEEHLGLESSDMIPRDEKGEPQFEDLICQGCAAVCSFLKLYPHSIFAPVQQHTATGSLKDKEVVEDAPLVVGSSEKLNNGSSSIETPVTDNSPKEDCNGKAVLLGENAATNSVLNQCNQVAGPSTKCVVGLNLLEAPIGLEKSKTMFLSKDWREALCRCPNCTEFYKQKGLTFLLDKEDTIAEYEKLAKQKRAQHEQEQSADQLLNNLGHVEKMEVLTGIADLKDELGTYLASFDSSKPVTSADVHKIFENLAQKRRRMT
- the LOC132042192 gene encoding probable F-box protein At1g65740; this translates as MPDWSELQHELLILIVRRLNLIEDYLNFGTVCKSWHSVATKDNFNSDLPRVPWLMLAEEKDDNTCRKFFSLYNGMILKKRIPKASGKRCMESMGWLITVGKDEGEISLLHPFSGVQIQLPHQNTTEHYEIIKTEEPWTFIKKAVLSANPSHTSDYVLMVIEGHYQFLSFWRPGDLLWTRIRKPINFRHISDVVYFSGHFYVVDYSGCVQVCDVSGSEPTKSYIIAQVAPWLDGKYYILESLGSLFVVVQDGVNIRYVKDDPERFSPCEDDEKKTSYTYGTRNFLVFQIDLDACKATPTRDLGDRAFFLGANASLSVQASQFPGIKPNHIYFTDNCLDAYIHFEEGGGLNMGVFNIADGSIQPHYEGVSLSRVCPPIWVTPTLC